The Mycolicibacterium parafortuitum nucleotide sequence GTCGACGATGCCGTGTAGGTCAGGCCGTCCTTGTCCCCGTCGCGGGCGATGACCCTGCCGGACACGGTGGGGCTGAACCACGATGCGTTGGTGACGACGCGCGCCTTCGGAGCGGCGTTGCCTGGCTTCACCTTGACGGTGACGGTCAGGGTGGTGAGCCCGCCATGGCCGTCGCTGATCGTGACGTCGAACGTGTCCTGCTTGTCGGCTGCGGTGGCATCGGCCTTCGCGGCGGTATGGCGTGCGGCGGCGGTGGGCACGTAGGTGAACTTGCCGTTCTTGTCGATCGTGACCGTCCCGCCCTTGGCCGTCGGTGACGCGACGTAGGTCAGCGCGTCCTTGTCGGCATCCTTGGCGGTGATGGTGCCGAACACCTTGGCGCTCAACCACGACACGCTCGAACGCACGGTCGCGGTCGGGGCGGCGTTGGCCGGGGCGATCTGGACGGTGATCGGCACCGACACCACGCCGCGCCTGCCGTCGGTGAAGGTGATGGTGAAGGTGTCCTGCTTGTCGGCGGCGGTGGCGCCGACTGCCGCTGCAGCGTGCCGGGCCGCCGGGGTGGCCTTGTAGGTGAACACGAACTGGCCGCCGGTCCCGCGGGTGACCGTGACCGTGCCCCGGTCAGACGTGTTGACCTCGTAGGTCAAGGAACTGCCCTCGGGGTCGGTCACGATCAGCGAGCCGGTCACGTCACCGGATGCGTTGGGCGCGTTGACGACCGGGGTCTGGGCCACCGGGGCGGCATTGGGCGCCACCAACGCGATGACGTGCAGCCGGTTGCCCCCGAACTCGGTCCAGTAGAGCTGGGTGCCGTCGGGGCTGACACTGATCAGCGGCGGGCCGTCGACCTGGTACGGGTTCGCGATGACCGATTTCACCTCGGTCTTGGTCGCGATGTCGTACACCGACAGCTTGCCGTCGTCGCTGCGCGCGACGAACAGCGCTGTGCCGTCCGGGCTCACCGCGATGTCGTACGGGTCGCCCGCGCTGACGGTGATGCTGTCGACCAGCTGGCGCGACTTGGCGTCGAAGATCTTGACCGATCCGGCGAGGTCGGCGACGAACACCCGCGACCCGTCGGCGCTGAAGGTGATGCCGGCCGAACCGGTGGCGACGCTGTCGACGACCGTGGCCACCAGCGCCGTGGACGTGAACTGCGTGATCACACCGGTGGTGCTGCTGAGGGTGTAGACGGTGGAACCGTCGGGGCCGACGGCGATCTCGGAGACGCCCTCGGCGACGCCGTAGACCTTGCCGACCACGGAGTTGGTCAGGGTGCTGATCTTCGACACCGTGCCGTCGTCGCTGTTGACGACGTAGACCCGGGTTCCGTTGGCGTTCACCGCGATCGCGGTCGGCGCCTTACCGACCCGGACGGTTCTGAGCACGGTGTCGGTGGCGGTGTCGAGAACCGACACGGTGCCGGCCGCGCTGTTGGAGATGTAGAGGCGGCCGCCATTGGGGGCCACCGCCAGCGATGTCGGTGCGGTGCGCAACGAGATGGTGCGCACGACGGTGCCGGTGAGGGTGTCGATCACGGTGACCGACTTGCCCGCGTTGTGGGCGAGGTAGGCGCGGGTGTCGGTGGTGGCCAGCGCGGTCGGTGGCTCGCCGAGCAGGATCTCGCCGAGCCGGAGGATGGCGTCGGTGTGCGCGCTGGTGGGTTGGGCCGAATAGGCGGTGGCCGAGTAGGTGGTGGCTTGATATGTGTTGGCGGCGTCGGCCTGGCGGCGTAGCCCGGCCGCGACGACCAGCCACAGCGGTGATTCGGCGGGCGCGGCAGGGGTTTTGGGGGCGAGCAGGGAGGCCAGTATGCCGGAGAGGGTGACGGACTTGGCTGCCGGCGCCTCGACCTCGACCGGTTCGGGGGCCGGGAGGTCGACGACCGCGTCGGTCGGTGGCGCCGGGGTGTGGTCTGCAGCCTCGGTGGGCGCGGCCCCGACCGGGGCGGGGGTGACGACGGATTCGGTGGCTTCGGGTGTCGGTTCGTCGTCTGCTTCTACGACGGTGTCGGTGTCTTCGGTGTCGGTGTCTTCTGGGGAGTCGTCTCGCCCGCTGATCGGCTTGGCGCGCGTGGAACCTTCGTCGGCCTTGGCGGGCTTGTCGTCGGTGTCGTCACCGGCGTCGCGGTCGGGGGTGTTGGTGTCGGTATCGGCGGACTCGCGTGCGGGGCGTTGGGGTTTGGCGGGTGAGCGCTCGGACGTCGCCGAACTCGATGCGGCGCCGGTGTCGTCCGCCGAGGCGACCGCGGGTGTGGCGCCGAGGCCGATCCCCACCCCCAGAGCGAACGCGAGCGCGCCGATACGACCGATGCATGCCGAATGCTTCACGGCATTCCTCCCCCCGAAGAAATACTTTCGCTGTCAATGAGTGACGCGATCGTACGGGGTCAAGGCGGTTTGCCAGGGGAGGTTCGCGAATATTTGCGTGTGCGTCGGAGAGGGTGAACAGGGCTGGTCTGCGTCGAGCCCGCGGGAAAGTTTGCCATTGTTTTCATTTCAAGTAAGTCGGCGCTGGCCGGCAAGGGGTGATTCCCGTTCGAGATGGTCGGGGCCAAGGGCGTCACGCGACCTGCACCGATGCTGTCGAACTGCTGACAAATGATCTAAAGGCGGTGCAATTCAACGTAATTTGGTTAACAGGAGCCGGCTTCCGGATGATCCGGACTGGCGGTGTCGAAGTGCTGTGTATACGACTGGTCATCGCGCTTGGCGTTCCCCCGGGTCGAAACCGGAAGATTTGCCGAAAGTCGCGCTCGTGCGGGAAACTGGCAAGCATCATCGACGCGATGCCAGGGGGGAGTCGTGAACCGACAGACGACGGGCGCGGTGGCCCGTGGTCCGGAATCGCGGGCGTTGGACGACTTTCTGCTGCGCGCGGCGACCACCCCGGCCGGCCTGGTGGTCGGCGGCGAAGCGGGCATCGGCAAGACGACATTCGTCCTCGATGCCCGTCAGCGTGCCGCCGCGCAGGGATTCCACGTGCTGATGACGCGCGGTAGCCCCAGCGAGGTCACGCTGTCGTTCGCCGGTCTGGCCGATCTGCTGTCCCAGGTCGCCGCCGAGGTCATCGACCGGCTCGCGCCGGTGCAACGCGACGCGCTCAACCGCATCCTGCTGCGCGGTGCCGATGTGCCGTCACCCGACGAGCGCGCCGCCGCCGCCGGACTGCACGCGGTCCTCGGCCACCTGTCCACCGAGGCGCCGGTACTCCTCGTCGTCGACGACGTTCAATGGCTGGACAGTGCGAGCGCATCCGCGGTGCGATTCGCCGTTCGGCGGGTCTGGGGGCCGCTCGGTGTCCTGGTCACCTTCCGTACCGGCGACCCAGGCGCCCTCGACGCCGCCCAGTGGTTCGAACTGGTCACCCCCGACGCGGTCACCCGCATCACGATGACGCCGCTGTCGCTCGGCGGGGTGCATGCCCTGATCGCCTCCCGGTTGGGGCAGGTGCTGCCACGGCCGACGATGCACAAGATCTACGAGATCTCCGGCGGCAACCCGCTCTACGCGCTGGAGCTTGCCCGCGCCGCCGCCGACGGGCTCCCGCTCGACCGGCAATTGCCCGACAGTCTCGCCGCTTTGGTGCGGCACCACGTCAAGGACGTCTCCCCGGCTGCGGCTGAACTGCTCTTGGCGGCCGCATGCACCCCGGCGCCCACGGTCGACGTCGTCGCCCGCGCCGCCGGACTGTCCCCCCGTCAGGTCATCGACCTGTTGGAGAGCGGTGAGGCTGCCCGTGCGGTGGTCGTCAGCGGCCAGCTAATCCGGTTCGCGCACCCACTGATCGCCACCGGTTGTTACACCGAGGCCGACCCGGCCCGGCGACGCGAGATGCACCGCCGGCTGGCCGAGGTCGTCGACGCCCCGGAGTTGAAGGCGCGACATCTGGCGTGCGCGGCCACCAGTGCAGACACCGCGACACTCACCGAACTCGACACCGCGTCGGCGATCACCCGCAGCCAGGGAGCGCCCGCGGCCGCGGCCGAATTGCTGGAGCTCGCAATCGCTCTCGGCGGTGACACCCCGATCCGGCGTCTTCTCGCGGCGCGCTACCACTTCGAGGCGGGGTCGCTCGCCGCCGCACGGCATCACCTCAAGGAGCTCGGCGAGGAGTTACCCGCGGGGATCGTGCGCGGCTCGGCCAGGATGCTGCAGGGCGCGATCGACGGCTACGACGGAAGCTTCACCGTCGCCGTCGACGGGCTCCTCGCCGGCGTGGACGAGGTGGGGGAGGCGGCCGAACTGCGGCTGCAGGGGCTGCTGCTGCTGGCGCCCGCATTGGCGATCACCGGACGGCCCCGAGAGGCTGTCGAATGCGCCCGCAACGCCCTCGCCTGCGCCGGCGGCATCGACGACCCCACCGCCAGAAGTCAGGCGCTGTCGATGTGGGTGCTGCTGTCTTTCATGTACGGCGGCGGGTTGGATCGCACCGCGCTCGACGAGGCGCTACGTCTGCAATCACGCACCGACGTCATGCACGTCAACATGCGCGCCGACGCGGTGCGCGCCCTCGTCGACGTGTGGTCCGGCGACATCGACAGTGGCCGAAAACGATTGGCCGCGATCAAGACCGCGTGTGTCGAACACGGCAGTGAACTCGACGCGATCTGGGTCGACCAGCACGCGACCATGGCGGCGATCTGGGCGGCCGACTTCGATACCGCGCAGCGCATCACGACCGAGATGGCGCAGCGAGCCGAGCAGATGGGCGGCCACCACGCGCGTCTTTTCGCGTTGACGTCGGCCGCGTACGTCGCCGCGTACACCGGCGACGTCGACACGGCCCGAGAGTCCGCCACGTCCGCGCTGGAGTTGGTCGAGCGGACCGGGGCGATCGACCTGGTGATGGGTCCTCGGACGTGCCTGGCGTTCCTGGACGTATCGCTGGGGGATCAGCGGCGCGCGTTACAGATCCTGCGTCCGGTGCTCGACACGTTCGATCCGGAGCTCGGCACGGAGATTCCGCGGTGCGGGTGGATCACCGAAGCGATCGAGGCGTTGACCGCCACCGGCAATGTCGACGATGCCGAGAATCTGGTCAAAGCGTTACAGGACAACGGGACCCGCCACGATCGTGCGTGGATGCTGGCAATGGCCGCCCGCGGCAGGGCGCTGTGCCTGGCCGCGCGCGGCGACCTGGACGGCGCCGAGGCCGCCGCTGAACTCGCTCTGACGCACCACGACCGGCTGGCCATGCCGTTCGAGCGGGCGCGAACCCAACTGCTGCTCGGTCAACTGCAGCGGCGCCGGCGCCGACGCCAACTGGCGTCGGCGACCTTGACAGCCGCCGAGCGACGATTCCGGGAGCTGGGCGCCGTGCTGTGGGCCACGCGTGCCAGAACCGAACGCGCCCGCCAACCGGGTCAGGGAGCCGACGATCTGGGGTTGACCCCGGTCGAGGCGAGGATTGCGCGGATGGCCGCGGCCGGGTACTCGAACAAGGAGATCGCCGCGCAGGTCTTCCTGTCGATCAAGACGATCGAGATGAACCTCAGCAGCGTCTACCGCAAGCTCGGGATTCGTTCACGCACGCAACTGCATTCGCGGCTGGACACGGACAAGTCCAGGGAAATCCCTGATTCGTGACGCCGTAGCCGCAGCTAGCGTCATAGCGGTGGTCAGCACGGACCCGCTGCGTCAATGTTTCCTCGCCGAGTGGTACCAGCCGGATCTGTCGGTGTGCGGACTCGACGGCATGAAGGCGCTTCTCGACGACGCTGCCACCCGCCGGTCCAACGACGGGTTCCCCGTACAGCTTCTGGCCGCGATCGCCTCGGTGCGCGACGAGATCCTGTACGGACTGTTCGTCGCCGAATCGGCGCAGACCGTCAGTGACACCTGCCGGGGCGCCGGCCGGCCGGCAGACCGGGTCACGGGCGGGGTGCAGGCCCGGGTGGGGGACTGGGCGTCAGGTGCGCCCGACGACCCTTCCGCGCTGCCGGACGGCGTCGACCGACCAGACCCCGGCACCCATCGCGACCAGTAGCAGGAACCCGAAGCAGAACAGCACGGCTGTTTCGCCGCCGTTCTCGAGCGGGAAGAACGACTTCGGGAAGTGCTGCCAGAAGTACGCGACCGCCATGTGGCCGCAGGCGATGAACGCCGCGATCCGCGTGAACAGCCCGATGGTGATCAGGATCCCGAGAACGAGCTCGATGATTCCCGCCCACCAGTACGGCCAGGTGCCCACCGGCACCGCCGGACCGTCGAAAACGCCGGGGGCGGTCTGCATTCCGGTCGGCCACGCCAGGATCTTCTGCGCTCCGTGGAGCGTGAACAGCAGGCCGAACACGATCCGGAAGATGCTCAGCATCGGGGACGAGTAACTGGCGAGCCGCGCATCGAGATTCGAAGTCATGAGCCCGAGGTTAACGAAAAAGCCGGACGCCCGAAGGCGCCCGGCTTTTCCGATGCTGGTTCTCAGACGTCTACTTACACGTCGTAGTACAGCGAGAACTCGTACGGATGAGGACGGATCTGGATCGGCATGATCTCGTTCTCACGCTTGTACGAGATCCAGGTCTCGATCAGGTCGGTGGTGAACACCCCGCCCTCGGTGAGGTACTCGTGGTCCTCCTCGAGCTTGTCGATCACGGCGGCGAGCGAAGTCGGCGCCTGCGGGATGTTCGCGGCCTCCTCGGGCGGCAGCTCGTAGAGGTCCTTGTCGACCGGGGCCAACGGCTCGATCTTCTTCTTGATGCCGTCGATGCCGGCCATCAGCATCGCCGCGAACGCCAGGTACGGGTTGCCCGAGCTGTCCGGGCAACGGAACTCGAGGCGCTTGGCCTTCGGGTTGTTGCCGGTGATCGGGATGCGCACGCAGGCGGACCGGTTGCGCTGGCTGTACACCAGGTTGATCGGCGCCTCGTAACCCGGGACCAGACGCTTGTAGGAGTTCACCGTCGGGTTGGTGAACGCCAGCAGCGACGGCGCGTGGTGCAGGATGCCGCCGATGTAGTGGCGGGCCATGTCCGACAGGCCGGCGTAGCCCGACTCGTCGTGGAACAGCGGCTTGCCGTCCTTCCACAGCGACTGGTGGGCGTGCATGCCCGAACCGTTGTCGCCGAACAGCGGCTTCGGCATGAAGGTGACGGTCTTGCCGTTCTGCCACGCCGTGTTCTTGATGATGTACTTGAACAGCAGCACATCGTCGGCCGCGTGCAGCAGCGTGTTGAACTTGTAGTTGATCTCGGCCTGGCCGGCGGTGCCCACCTCATGGTGACCGCGCTCCAGCACGAACCCGGCGTTCTGCAGGTTGGTGGCCATCTCGTCGCGCAGGTCCACATAGTGGTCGTACGGCGCGACGGGGAAGTAGCCGCCCTTGGGGCGCACCTTGTAGCCGCGGTTGGCGCTGCCGTCGGCCTCGAACGGCTCACCGGTGTTCCACCAGCCCGACTCGGAGTCCACCTCGTAGAAGGTGCCGTTGATCTTCGAGTCGAAGGTCACCGAGTCGAAGATGTAGAACTCGGCCTCGGCGCCGAAGAAGCAGGTGTCGGCGATGCCGGTGCTGGCCAGGTAGTTCTCCGCCTTGCGCGCGACGTTCCGCGGGTCACGCGAGTACGCCTCGCGGGTGAACGGATCGTGCACGAAGAAGTTCATGTTCAGCGTCTTGGCGGCGCGGAACGGATCGATGCGCGCAGTC carries:
- a CDS encoding Ig-like domain-containing protein, which encodes MKHSACIGRIGALAFALGVGIGLGATPAVASADDTGAASSSATSERSPAKPQRPARESADTDTNTPDRDAGDDTDDKPAKADEGSTRAKPISGRDDSPEDTDTEDTDTVVEADDEPTPEATESVVTPAPVGAAPTEAADHTPAPPTDAVVDLPAPEPVEVEAPAAKSVTLSGILASLLAPKTPAAPAESPLWLVVAAGLRRQADAANTYQATTYSATAYSAQPTSAHTDAILRLGEILLGEPPTALATTDTRAYLAHNAGKSVTVIDTLTGTVVRTISLRTAPTSLAVAPNGGRLYISNSAAGTVSVLDTATDTVLRTVRVGKAPTAIAVNANGTRVYVVNSDDGTVSKISTLTNSVVGKVYGVAEGVSEIAVGPDGSTVYTLSSTTGVITQFTSTALVATVVDSVATGSAGITFSADGSRVFVADLAGSVKIFDAKSRQLVDSITVSAGDPYDIAVSPDGTALFVARSDDGKLSVYDIATKTEVKSVIANPYQVDGPPLISVSPDGTQLYWTEFGGNRLHVIALVAPNAAPVAQTPVVNAPNASGDVTGSLIVTDPEGSSLTYEVNTSDRGTVTVTRGTGGQFVFTYKATPAARHAAAAVGATAADKQDTFTITFTDGRRGVVSVPITVQIAPANAAPTATVRSSVSWLSAKVFGTITAKDADKDALTYVASPTAKGGTVTIDKNGKFTYVPTAAARHTAAKADATAADKQDTFDVTISDGHGGLTTLTVTVKVKPGNAAPKARVVTNASWFSPTVSGRVIARDGDKDGLTYTASSTAKNGVVVIDSRGRFTYTPDQAARHAAAAKGATAADKKDTFDIVIDDGHGGVTTVAVTVRIKPANAAPTGGSATEVHTNPNTGLTRGTVTAVDADGDTFTYRIGSSAGKGVVTVADDGSFVYVPTDAARRAAASPFASSWTKTDRFRVTVDDGHGGTTSVTVRVDIAPAGHVNQGPTNGNYTVGEPNAVNGKVSGTASATDPERDEIYFLGSGPTAKGGTVVVERDGQFVYTPTDAARQRAAAPDATDEDKADTFVVTVLDQYQETLTITVRVSILPWAGQTAGRIV
- a CDS encoding helix-turn-helix transcriptional regulator; its protein translation is MNRQTTGAVARGPESRALDDFLLRAATTPAGLVVGGEAGIGKTTFVLDARQRAAAQGFHVLMTRGSPSEVTLSFAGLADLLSQVAAEVIDRLAPVQRDALNRILLRGADVPSPDERAAAAGLHAVLGHLSTEAPVLLVVDDVQWLDSASASAVRFAVRRVWGPLGVLVTFRTGDPGALDAAQWFELVTPDAVTRITMTPLSLGGVHALIASRLGQVLPRPTMHKIYEISGGNPLYALELARAAADGLPLDRQLPDSLAALVRHHVKDVSPAAAELLLAAACTPAPTVDVVARAAGLSPRQVIDLLESGEAARAVVVSGQLIRFAHPLIATGCYTEADPARRREMHRRLAEVVDAPELKARHLACAATSADTATLTELDTASAITRSQGAPAAAAELLELAIALGGDTPIRRLLAARYHFEAGSLAAARHHLKELGEELPAGIVRGSARMLQGAIDGYDGSFTVAVDGLLAGVDEVGEAAELRLQGLLLLAPALAITGRPREAVECARNALACAGGIDDPTARSQALSMWVLLSFMYGGGLDRTALDEALRLQSRTDVMHVNMRADAVRALVDVWSGDIDSGRKRLAAIKTACVEHGSELDAIWVDQHATMAAIWAADFDTAQRITTEMAQRAEQMGGHHARLFALTSAAYVAAYTGDVDTARESATSALELVERTGAIDLVMGPRTCLAFLDVSLGDQRRALQILRPVLDTFDPELGTEIPRCGWITEAIEALTATGNVDDAENLVKALQDNGTRHDRAWMLAMAARGRALCLAARGDLDGAEAAAELALTHHDRLAMPFERARTQLLLGQLQRRRRRRQLASATLTAAERRFRELGAVLWATRARTERARQPGQGADDLGLTPVEARIARMAAAGYSNKEIAAQVFLSIKTIEMNLSSVYRKLGIRSRTQLHSRLDTDKSREIPDS
- a CDS encoding DoxX family protein, with the translated sequence MTSNLDARLASYSSPMLSIFRIVFGLLFTLHGAQKILAWPTGMQTAPGVFDGPAVPVGTWPYWWAGIIELVLGILITIGLFTRIAAFIACGHMAVAYFWQHFPKSFFPLENGGETAVLFCFGFLLLVAMGAGVWSVDAVRQRGRVVGRT
- the glnA gene encoding type I glutamate--ammonia ligase — protein: MAEQTADDIIKLIKDESVEYVDIRFCDLPGVVQHFSIPASAFDESVFEDGLAFDGSSVRGFQSIHESDMMLLPDPATARIDPFRAAKTLNMNFFVHDPFTREAYSRDPRNVARKAENYLASTGIADTCFFGAEAEFYIFDSVTFDSKINGTFYEVDSESGWWNTGEPFEADGSANRGYKVRPKGGYFPVAPYDHYVDLRDEMATNLQNAGFVLERGHHEVGTAGQAEINYKFNTLLHAADDVLLFKYIIKNTAWQNGKTVTFMPKPLFGDNGSGMHAHQSLWKDGKPLFHDESGYAGLSDMARHYIGGILHHAPSLLAFTNPTVNSYKRLVPGYEAPINLVYSQRNRSACVRIPITGNNPKAKRLEFRCPDSSGNPYLAFAAMLMAGIDGIKKKIEPLAPVDKDLYELPPEEAANIPQAPTSLAAVIDKLEEDHEYLTEGGVFTTDLIETWISYKRENEIMPIQIRPHPYEFSLYYDV